In Leishmania mexicana MHOM/GT/2001/U1103 complete genome, chromosome 13, the following proteins share a genomic window:
- a CDS encoding outer arm dynein-like protein, whose amino-acid sequence MADYEPEDNLEQNSALSSESIQEDISNLLRTKLAGEQWNPAKVDGWVEDIVNSILTELAELKKPYKYIVTCVFMQRTGAALSVGFISLWDNTKDGMVHVPFENDSFHCLVTVYFLKND is encoded by the coding sequence ATGGCGGACTACGAGCCCGAGGACAACCTCGAACAGAACAGCGCCCTGAGCAGTGAAAGTATCCAAGAGGATATTAGCAACCTGTTGCGCACAAAGCTTGCGGGCGAACAGTGGAACCCCGCCAAGGTAGATGGCTGGGTGGAGGACATTGTGAACTCGATCCTGACGGAGCTCGCTGAGCTCAAGAAACCGTACAAGTACATTGTCACGTGCGTGTTCATGCAGCgcaccggtgctgcgctTTCTGTCGGGTTTATTAGCCTCTGGGACAATACAAAGGACGGCATGGTGCACGTCCCGTTCGAGAACGATTCGTTTCACTGCCTGGTGACAGTGTACTTCTTGAAGAACGACTag